From Spirosoma agri, one genomic window encodes:
- a CDS encoding BNR-4 repeat-containing protein has product MIRIILIVLCLSLPRTDYAQTLNEKATGYRGIWYFIGATKNEYAYKYSGGLGTYPANHYPFSVYAPAVDRTFFCYGGVTDSTSRELYHMVGYFDHKTGLVCRPTLLLKKGTDDAHDNPVIQLDGQGYVWVFSTSHGTERPSFIHRSRKPYDISAFESIPATRLDEKGQRIPFDNFSYLQTYYQKGRGFLNLMTHYDRNVLVYGANKPRRTIAFITSPDGVTWSAWHDLATIEEGHYQTSGYWKNKIGSAFNYHPNTKVGAGLDYRTNVYYVETDDFGKTWHSANGKSVQLPLAEISNPALVKDYKSMGLNAYISDVAYDSAGRPIILYITSKGPEPGPANGPFVWHVAHWTGSQWGIYDVVQSDHNYDMGSLYVEGNTWRIIGPAEAGPQPYGTGGNLVLLESRDQGKRWTKTKAITANTVRNQTYPRRPVDVHPGFYAFWADGNARQPSASFLYFCDQNGAVFQLPTDMKADLEKPIPVK; this is encoded by the coding sequence ATGATACGTATAATCCTGATCGTATTGTGTCTGTCTCTACCACGTACGGATTACGCGCAGACGCTCAATGAAAAGGCCACTGGCTATCGCGGTATCTGGTATTTTATCGGGGCAACCAAAAATGAGTATGCCTACAAATACAGCGGAGGGTTAGGGACGTATCCGGCGAATCACTACCCGTTTTCGGTCTATGCACCAGCGGTCGACCGAACGTTCTTCTGCTACGGTGGCGTAACAGATTCGACATCCCGTGAGCTGTACCACATGGTTGGCTACTTCGATCATAAGACAGGGCTGGTTTGCCGACCTACGCTTCTGCTGAAAAAAGGGACTGACGACGCCCACGATAACCCAGTTATTCAACTCGACGGGCAGGGTTATGTCTGGGTGTTTTCAACTTCACATGGTACCGAACGACCCTCGTTCATCCATCGTAGCCGTAAACCGTACGACATAAGCGCCTTCGAGTCGATTCCGGCGACGCGCCTTGATGAGAAAGGGCAGCGGATTCCGTTCGACAACTTTTCGTACCTGCAAACCTACTACCAGAAAGGAAGGGGATTCCTCAACCTGATGACCCATTACGACCGCAATGTGCTGGTATACGGAGCCAACAAACCCCGTCGAACGATCGCGTTCATCACGAGTCCGGATGGAGTCACCTGGTCGGCATGGCACGATCTGGCGACGATCGAAGAAGGGCACTACCAGACCAGTGGATACTGGAAAAACAAGATAGGTAGCGCTTTCAATTACCACCCAAACACCAAAGTAGGTGCTGGCCTGGATTACCGCACGAACGTGTATTACGTCGAAACAGACGATTTTGGCAAAACCTGGCATTCGGCGAATGGTAAATCGGTCCAGCTGCCACTGGCAGAAATTAGCAATCCGGCCTTGGTAAAGGACTACAAAAGTATGGGCTTGAATGCGTACATCAGCGACGTAGCGTATGATAGCGCCGGGCGACCGATCATTCTCTACATCACCAGTAAAGGGCCCGAACCTGGTCCTGCGAATGGGCCATTTGTCTGGCACGTAGCTCACTGGACGGGGAGCCAATGGGGTATTTATGACGTGGTTCAGTCAGATCACAACTACGACATGGGTTCGCTTTATGTGGAAGGCAATACCTGGCGAATTATTGGCCCCGCCGAAGCAGGTCCGCAACCCTATGGCACGGGTGGTAATCTGGTCCTGCTGGAAAGCCGCGATCAGGGAAAACGCTGGACAAAGACGAAAGCTATCACGGCCAACACCGTCCGGAATCAAACTTACCCCCGGCGTCCGGTTGATGTGCATCCTGGGTTTTATGCCTTCTGGGCCGATGGAAATGCCCGTCAGCCATCAGCATCGTTTCTTTATTTCTGCGATCAGAACGGTGCGGTTTTTCAATTGCCTACAGACATGAAGGCCGATCTGGAGAAACCTATTCCCGTGAAGTAA
- a CDS encoding cyclase family protein yields the protein MPRIIDLSKPIRYNATDPWFMKVKIKHKPHHKAKWLIRLLGLPFRLFPKDFMGWADDTIQSMGVHSTTHLDAPWHYAPTVAGQPAKTIDQVPLDWCYGDGVVIDMSHKADFDPITVADLQDALQKAETVLKPAMIVLIRTGRDKLNGTKEFPEKGTGMSSEATRWLIDQGIRVMGIDQWGWDLPLPYMIKQAKQSGDSELFWQAHLVGREQEYCHMEQLVNLDALPASGFKVCVFPLNIVGASAAPARVVALLDE from the coding sequence ATGCCACGCATCATCGACCTGTCTAAGCCGATTCGTTACAACGCAACTGACCCGTGGTTTATGAAGGTCAAGATCAAGCATAAACCCCACCACAAGGCCAAATGGCTGATCCGGCTGCTGGGGCTCCCCTTCCGCCTGTTTCCCAAAGACTTCATGGGTTGGGCCGACGACACGATCCAATCAATGGGCGTTCATTCGACGACACACCTGGATGCACCCTGGCACTACGCGCCCACGGTGGCTGGACAACCGGCTAAAACGATTGATCAGGTGCCGCTTGACTGGTGCTACGGCGATGGCGTTGTCATCGATATGAGCCATAAAGCGGATTTTGACCCGATCACCGTCGCCGACCTACAAGATGCGCTTCAAAAGGCAGAAACGGTTCTTAAACCGGCGATGATCGTCCTGATCCGCACGGGTCGCGACAAATTGAACGGCACGAAAGAATTCCCGGAAAAGGGAACCGGCATGAGTTCGGAGGCTACCCGCTGGTTGATCGATCAGGGCATTCGGGTGATGGGCATCGATCAATGGGGCTGGGACTTACCGCTTCCTTACATGATCAAACAGGCGAAACAAAGTGGCGACTCCGAACTATTCTGGCAGGCGCATCTGGTTGGCCGGGAGCAGGAATACTGCCACATGGAGCAGCTCGTCAATCTGGATGCCTTACCCGCTTCTGGTTTTAAGGTTTGTGTGTTTCCGCTCAATATCGTTGGGGCCTCGGCCGCTCCTGCCCGCGTGGTAGCCCTATTGGATGAGTAA
- a CDS encoding glycosyl hydrolase, with protein MLISLRTWLRQTVRACWQTRAFALASCLTAASTGFATNPIRIDTETSQHKEFSPVQAVQALSDSSGNGYSRTPARKSPTVIPLVNGRAEAELGDLTGVEVAFANPGFSGTGYVTGIDSLTDKLRMTFSASAGLYELTIGYASPRGNKGVNFQINDEKGQGTLRQTSTGFQANELGKVLLHDGLNTITIYRGWGHFDVDYIQLTPTTATLPAKPPKALVDAQATLSTKGLFSFLVDQYGNKTIAGQQDDVEYIVEKTGKEPAIGSFDLMDYSPTRIQHGVKPQRTSEAIIDWAKKGDGRGIVSLLWHWNAPADLINQAPGKLWWRGFYTDATTFDLAAVLADTNAEQYQLLVRDIDTIAVQLKKFQAADVPVLWRPLHEAPGGWFWWGAKGAGPYKELWHIVYNRLTKYHQLHNLIWVYTATDTFNADWYPGDQYVDIVGMDIYADSTANMSGSWASAQAQLNGKKLVTLSETGNLPNPEKIRGFKTYWAWFSAWTGTDYIKKQSPDLLKAVFTDADVITRDELPDWRSPVTSRLPDQTGGSSTTTNTPTKSNRTRINKGR; from the coding sequence ATGCTTATCAGTTTACGTACCTGGTTACGGCAAACGGTTCGCGCCTGCTGGCAAACGCGGGCGTTCGCCCTGGCTTCATGCCTGACTGCTGCCTCGACCGGCTTTGCGACTAACCCAATTCGAATCGACACCGAAACCAGTCAGCATAAAGAATTCAGCCCCGTTCAGGCCGTACAGGCGTTATCCGACTCGTCGGGAAACGGTTATTCGAGGACCCCGGCTAGGAAATCACCTACGGTTATTCCGTTAGTAAACGGTCGGGCTGAGGCTGAATTAGGTGATCTGACCGGTGTCGAGGTGGCCTTTGCAAATCCCGGCTTTTCGGGAACCGGCTATGTAACGGGTATCGATAGTCTGACGGATAAGTTACGTATGACGTTCAGTGCGTCGGCTGGCCTTTATGAGCTGACCATCGGTTACGCGTCTCCCCGTGGCAATAAAGGTGTCAATTTTCAGATCAATGACGAAAAAGGACAGGGGACGCTCCGGCAAACTTCGACCGGTTTTCAGGCGAACGAACTGGGTAAAGTGCTGCTGCACGATGGGTTAAATACCATCACGATCTATCGCGGGTGGGGTCATTTCGACGTCGACTACATTCAATTGACGCCCACGACGGCTACCTTGCCCGCCAAGCCACCAAAGGCGCTCGTTGATGCTCAAGCCACGCTGTCGACCAAGGGTTTATTTTCATTTTTGGTTGATCAGTATGGCAATAAGACTATCGCCGGTCAACAGGATGATGTAGAATACATTGTGGAAAAAACGGGTAAAGAACCGGCCATCGGTTCGTTCGATCTGATGGACTACTCGCCGACGCGTATTCAACACGGCGTCAAACCCCAGCGAACCAGCGAAGCCATCATCGACTGGGCGAAAAAAGGGGACGGTCGGGGTATCGTTAGCCTGTTGTGGCACTGGAACGCTCCGGCCGATCTAATCAATCAGGCTCCGGGTAAACTATGGTGGCGCGGTTTTTATACCGACGCGACGACTTTCGACCTCGCGGCTGTGCTGGCTGATACGAACGCAGAGCAGTATCAGCTTTTAGTACGGGATATTGACACGATTGCGGTGCAACTAAAGAAGTTTCAGGCGGCCGATGTGCCGGTCCTGTGGCGACCGCTCCACGAAGCGCCGGGGGGGTGGTTCTGGTGGGGGGCTAAAGGAGCCGGGCCCTACAAAGAACTCTGGCACATTGTATACAACCGGCTTACCAAGTACCACCAGCTGCATAACCTAATTTGGGTGTATACGGCTACGGATACATTTAACGCTGACTGGTATCCCGGCGATCAGTATGTCGATATTGTTGGGATGGATATTTACGCCGACTCAACGGCCAACATGAGCGGAAGCTGGGCCAGCGCACAAGCCCAACTAAACGGGAAGAAGCTTGTGACGCTATCGGAGACGGGAAATCTGCCTAACCCGGAAAAAATTCGTGGTTTCAAGACGTACTGGGCCTGGTTTTCGGCCTGGACAGGAACGGATTATATCAAAAAACAGTCACCTGATTTACTCAAAGCGGTATTTACTGACGCCGATGTCATCACCCGGGACGAACTACCCGATTGGCGGTCTCCCGTTACATCGCGGCTGCCGGATCAGACGGGTGGTAGTAGTACCACAACAAATACACCCACCAAATCCAATCGGACGCGTATCAACAAAGGTCGCTAA
- a CDS encoding M14 metallopeptidase family protein: protein MKHLLLLAGLLVASLSASSQTTSPASSRLDSPAQFLGYKIGERFTPHYRVLAYAEQVARQMPTRVKLLPYGTTHEGRQLMAVAVASEANLARLEEIRTNNLKRIGMVDGQPSNATQPPIAWLSYNVHGNEAVSSEAFMEVLYRLLNTSDPVSQKIMNTSVVILDPGLNPDGHDRYVNWYNQMMGQNPDPTPFAREHNEPWPGGRYTHYLFDPNRDWAWQTQEITQQRMALYQQWMPHLHGDFHEMGVESPYYFAPSAKPYHEDITPFQRQFQQTIGQYCSRYFDKNGWLYYTRERFDLFYPSYGDTYPTYNGAIGMTYEQGGNTRAGLAIEKRDGDTLTLRQRIDHHYVASIATLESVADRPAEVVKEFGQFFDKSRNSPVGPYKSYVVKSNGDAGRLKALQQLLDRNKITYGYAGKGQTLTGFNYTSQKNEKSVSVAAEDMVISAYQPKSTLLKILFEPNSALEDSATYDITAWSLPYAFGLQTYGLTTRLTPTTSQSATTSAPASTTITKPYAYVARWQSLPAVQLLAGLLKQKVRVRAAEKPFELENKTYPSGTLIVTRAGNERFGDRFDALIRAEATKVGADITPVQTGFVTKGSDFGSDFVTGLKAPRVAVVVGEGTPPPAAGEVWHFFDQELNYPITLLDGNSLATAEWNKLDVLILPTNYNYARFLNDKVLTSIREWIRAGGKLIALERATSFLAGKEGFDLKEKEDKGGKDKPKDKGNQADSLKLYGDRERATISDETPGSIYRVNIDTTHPLGFGLTGGYYTLVQNTLNYDFLKDGWNVGYLKADNYVAGFSGKNAKDKLKNTLLMGVQSYGRGSVVYLADDPLFRGFWYNGKLLFGNAVFMVGN from the coding sequence ATGAAACACCTTTTGCTGCTGGCGGGCCTTCTGGTCGCGTCGCTGTCAGCGTCATCGCAAACGACCAGCCCGGCCTCCTCCCGGCTGGATTCACCCGCTCAATTTCTCGGCTACAAGATCGGTGAACGGTTTACACCGCACTACCGGGTCCTGGCTTACGCTGAACAAGTTGCCCGACAAATGCCCACCCGCGTTAAACTCCTCCCCTACGGCACAACGCACGAGGGACGCCAGTTGATGGCGGTGGCCGTTGCTTCGGAAGCGAATCTGGCCCGGCTCGAGGAGATTCGGACGAACAACCTGAAACGCATCGGTATGGTCGATGGCCAGCCCTCAAACGCGACTCAGCCCCCGATTGCGTGGCTCAGCTACAACGTTCACGGCAATGAGGCTGTCAGCTCAGAAGCGTTTATGGAGGTGTTGTATCGCCTGTTGAACACATCCGATCCGGTCTCACAGAAAATTATGAATACGTCGGTTGTCATTCTCGATCCCGGCCTGAATCCTGATGGGCACGACCGGTACGTGAACTGGTACAATCAGATGATGGGCCAGAATCCGGACCCTACGCCGTTTGCCCGCGAACACAACGAACCCTGGCCGGGCGGTCGCTATACGCACTACCTGTTCGATCCAAACCGCGACTGGGCCTGGCAAACGCAGGAAATTACGCAGCAGCGCATGGCGCTCTATCAGCAATGGATGCCGCACCTACACGGTGACTTCCACGAAATGGGCGTTGAAAGTCCGTATTATTTTGCGCCATCGGCTAAGCCGTATCACGAAGACATTACGCCATTTCAGCGGCAGTTCCAGCAAACGATCGGTCAGTATTGCAGTCGTTATTTCGATAAAAATGGCTGGCTGTATTACACACGTGAACGCTTCGACCTGTTTTACCCAAGCTACGGGGATACCTATCCAACCTATAATGGGGCCATCGGCATGACCTACGAGCAGGGTGGCAACACCCGCGCGGGACTCGCTATCGAGAAACGAGACGGGGATACGCTGACCCTTCGCCAACGCATCGACCACCATTATGTGGCCAGCATTGCCACGCTCGAATCCGTGGCCGACCGTCCGGCGGAAGTCGTGAAAGAGTTTGGTCAGTTTTTCGACAAGTCGCGCAACTCGCCCGTCGGCCCATACAAAAGCTATGTCGTCAAATCGAATGGCGACGCTGGACGACTAAAGGCGCTTCAGCAACTACTGGATCGCAACAAGATTACGTATGGCTATGCCGGAAAGGGGCAAACGCTGACCGGATTCAACTATACGAGTCAGAAAAACGAAAAAAGTGTATCAGTCGCTGCCGAAGACATGGTCATCAGCGCGTATCAGCCGAAATCGACGCTGCTCAAAATTCTGTTCGAGCCAAATTCGGCACTGGAAGATTCGGCGACGTATGACATTACGGCCTGGTCTCTACCCTACGCCTTTGGCCTGCAAACGTATGGCCTAACGACCCGATTAACGCCCACCACCTCGCAGTCGGCAACGACCAGCGCACCCGCGTCTACCACGATTACGAAGCCGTATGCCTATGTGGCCCGGTGGCAGTCGCTGCCAGCCGTACAGTTGCTGGCTGGCCTGCTGAAACAAAAGGTACGGGTCAGGGCCGCCGAAAAACCGTTCGAGTTGGAAAATAAGACCTATCCATCGGGAACCCTGATCGTGACGCGGGCCGGTAACGAGCGGTTCGGGGATCGTTTCGACGCGCTTATTCGGGCCGAAGCCACCAAAGTAGGGGCCGACATAACGCCCGTACAGACCGGTTTCGTCACTAAGGGCTCTGACTTCGGATCTGATTTTGTAACGGGCCTGAAAGCGCCCCGCGTGGCTGTTGTTGTGGGTGAAGGTACTCCTCCTCCGGCAGCGGGTGAAGTCTGGCATTTTTTCGATCAGGAACTCAACTACCCCATCACCCTGCTTGATGGCAATTCGCTGGCAACGGCCGAATGGAATAAACTCGATGTGCTGATCCTGCCAACGAACTACAATTACGCTCGCTTTCTGAATGATAAAGTACTGACTTCGATCAGGGAATGGATTCGGGCCGGGGGTAAGCTCATCGCACTGGAACGGGCTACGTCGTTTCTAGCGGGTAAAGAAGGGTTCGATCTGAAAGAAAAAGAGGATAAGGGCGGCAAGGACAAGCCTAAAGACAAAGGGAATCAGGCCGATTCGCTGAAACTGTACGGCGATCGCGAACGGGCAACAATTTCCGACGAAACACCGGGTAGTATTTACCGCGTTAACATCGACACCACCCACCCGCTGGGCTTTGGTCTGACGGGCGGTTATTATACACTCGTTCAGAACACATTGAATTACGATTTCCTGAAAGACGGCTGGAACGTTGGCTACCTGAAAGCGGACAATTACGTAGCTGGCTTTTCGGGAAAAAATGCGAAAGACAAGCTGAAAAATACACTGCTGATGGGCGTTCAGTCGTATGGCCGGGGCAGCGTAGTTTATCTGGCCGACGACCCACTTTTCCGAGGCTTCTGGTACAACGGCAAACTGCTCTTTGGCAATGCCGTGTTTATGGTTGGTAACTAA
- a CDS encoding alpha-amylase family protein: protein MKPLILMLCLGLLASCQQNTSETESEKVPPAPTPTDFMNELWYKNTLIYSVDVEVFQDSDGNGIGDFTGLTQRLDYLKQLGVGTIWLAPFQPTPNRDDGYDIADFYGVDPNLGTPQDFDKFIRQANQQGIRVMMDLVTNHTSDQHPWFRQARQRTDSPYRSWYVWAKERPEKWNKGMVFPGVQQAIWTFDKQAGEYYYHRFYDFQPDLNMQNPAVQREMRKIVRYWLDKGVAGFRVDAVPFLIEIADANFDPEKPSHQFDIITQLHQYIQWHKRDAILLGEANVDPKEQEPYFGKDGQNMQMMFNFFANQHLFYALATAETASLKKALNETKAIPPTAQWAQFLRNHDEIDLGRLSDSERSKVYAKFGPDTTMQLYDRGIRRRLAPMLGDPRLIELAYSLLFSLPSMPVIRYGEEIGMGDDLTLQERLSVRTPMQWSTSTNAGFSTGTKMVRPVISQGPYGYSKVNVATQRSDSASLLNRVSRFARLRKQCPEIGLGAWKVLDTKSDHVLAIQYNWQGRTLVIVHNFSPEPQQCAINATTKGQRKLVNLLDNQSSAVGATGIYTAQLPAYGYTWYRLSS from the coding sequence ATGAAACCACTTATTCTTATGCTGTGCCTTGGCCTCCTTGCGTCCTGCCAGCAGAATACGTCCGAAACTGAATCAGAAAAAGTACCGCCCGCTCCCACGCCAACTGATTTTATGAACGAGTTATGGTACAAAAATACCCTCATCTATAGCGTTGATGTTGAGGTGTTCCAGGATTCTGACGGCAACGGAATTGGTGACTTCACGGGTCTCACCCAACGGCTGGATTATCTGAAGCAGTTAGGCGTTGGTACGATTTGGCTGGCTCCGTTTCAGCCTACCCCGAACAGGGACGACGGGTATGACATCGCTGATTTTTACGGCGTTGACCCGAATCTGGGCACACCGCAGGATTTCGACAAATTTATTCGTCAGGCCAATCAGCAGGGCATTCGTGTCATGATGGATCTGGTCACCAATCACACGTCCGATCAGCATCCGTGGTTCAGGCAGGCCAGACAACGTACCGATTCACCCTATCGTTCGTGGTACGTCTGGGCCAAAGAAAGGCCGGAGAAATGGAACAAGGGCATGGTATTTCCGGGTGTTCAACAGGCGATCTGGACATTCGACAAGCAGGCTGGCGAGTACTATTATCACCGTTTCTATGACTTTCAGCCCGACCTGAATATGCAGAATCCGGCTGTGCAGCGGGAAATGCGCAAAATTGTCCGCTACTGGCTGGACAAAGGCGTTGCCGGCTTCCGCGTCGATGCCGTTCCTTTCCTGATCGAGATAGCGGATGCTAACTTCGACCCGGAAAAACCAAGCCATCAGTTCGACATCATTACGCAGCTGCACCAGTATATTCAATGGCATAAGCGCGATGCCATTCTGCTGGGCGAAGCCAACGTTGATCCGAAAGAACAGGAACCTTATTTTGGTAAGGACGGCCAGAACATGCAGATGATGTTCAACTTTTTTGCCAACCAGCACCTCTTCTACGCGCTCGCAACGGCGGAGACTGCGTCGTTGAAGAAAGCGCTGAACGAAACCAAAGCCATTCCGCCAACGGCCCAGTGGGCCCAGTTCCTGAGAAACCACGACGAAATTGATTTAGGACGACTCAGCGATTCCGAACGGAGCAAGGTATACGCCAAATTCGGCCCTGACACGACCATGCAACTCTACGACCGGGGTATTCGTCGCCGACTGGCTCCTATGTTGGGTGATCCCCGTTTGATTGAGTTAGCGTATAGCCTGCTGTTTTCGCTGCCCAGCATGCCGGTCATTCGCTACGGCGAAGAAATTGGCATGGGTGATGACCTTACGTTGCAGGAACGTCTGTCAGTTCGGACACCCATGCAGTGGTCGACCAGTACAAACGCCGGTTTTTCGACGGGGACGAAGATGGTACGTCCGGTGATCAGTCAGGGACCATACGGGTATTCGAAGGTCAATGTGGCTACCCAGCGTTCAGACTCCGCTTCACTCCTGAATCGAGTGTCCCGATTTGCCCGTTTGCGCAAACAATGCCCCGAAATAGGTTTGGGTGCCTGGAAAGTACTTGATACAAAATCGGACCATGTACTGGCTATCCAATACAACTGGCAGGGTCGTACCTTAGTCATAGTCCACAACTTTAGCCCCGAGCCGCAACAGTGCGCCATCAATGCGACCACTAAAGGTCAACGCAAGCTGGTCAATCTGCTCGATAACCAGTCGAGTGCAGTCGGCGCCACTGGTATCTACACCGCTCAGCTACCGGCCTATGGTTATACGTGGTATCGGCTGTCCAGTTAA
- a CDS encoding RagB/SusD family nutrient uptake outer membrane protein: MKLKPLYALMIPAALLSACSKEYIERPSLSGTTTGNYYTNAEEVRAATSTLYSGLPWRNYESRAQDAIGDVMSGNMFTYTDVEYLNFTVSSASERIGAAWGAFYKIIGYANVMIKTFEEKKAAGGSAAYLDPAIAECHFIRGTVYFYIARTWGAAPIITDPGETALSGNFNIPRYLQKDVLRFALEELKLAETGLPESDAAGRLTKYSAKGMMSKLYLYSKDYANAKTKADEVISSGRYSLVSDYNGMFTKMSMNNNSESLFSIQHQLASDPWGTGNLKNPDRGAGNLRTAEADAWEMYVPSLDILKEYEFGDLRRKWSVMEHGWTNPNWKPQRANAPKYNAFMANGFKYDTLQPTEDGGNLNATRSNIAKYFAGPGKSFGSEAVLGQSSGNNVVLLRYADILLIYAEATLAGGQSTSDAKALDALNKVRTRAGLTAKTAFTLDDILHERRVEFAFEGDYWYDIQRQGFAKAKTMIEKQNRGTVTGANYITNFTEDKMYLPIPSGEIVQDPELGKEPVPYYK; this comes from the coding sequence ATGAAACTCAAGCCACTATATGCGTTGATGATTCCGGCAGCTTTGTTGTCGGCGTGCTCGAAAGAGTACATCGAGCGGCCTTCGCTGTCCGGCACCACAACCGGAAACTATTATACTAACGCGGAAGAGGTACGGGCTGCAACCAGTACGCTCTACAGCGGTCTGCCCTGGCGCAACTACGAAAGCCGGGCGCAGGACGCCATTGGCGACGTGATGTCGGGCAACATGTTTACGTATACCGACGTCGAATACCTGAACTTCACGGTTTCGTCGGCTTCCGAGCGAATCGGTGCCGCCTGGGGTGCGTTTTACAAGATCATTGGCTATGCCAACGTGATGATCAAAACGTTTGAAGAAAAGAAAGCTGCGGGTGGTAGCGCGGCTTATCTGGACCCGGCCATTGCGGAGTGTCATTTCATTCGCGGTACGGTCTATTTCTACATTGCCCGGACCTGGGGCGCGGCTCCCATTATTACCGATCCTGGTGAAACGGCCCTGTCGGGTAATTTCAACATCCCGCGTTATCTGCAAAAAGACGTGTTGCGGTTTGCTCTGGAGGAGTTGAAACTGGCCGAAACGGGTTTGCCCGAGTCGGATGCGGCAGGACGGCTGACAAAATATTCGGCTAAAGGGATGATGTCGAAACTGTATCTGTACAGCAAAGACTACGCGAATGCCAAAACGAAAGCCGATGAAGTAATCAGCTCCGGGCGGTACAGTCTGGTTAGTGACTACAACGGCATGTTCACGAAAATGAGCATGAACAACAACTCAGAGTCGTTATTCTCGATTCAGCATCAGTTGGCCTCTGACCCCTGGGGAACCGGCAACTTGAAGAATCCGGACCGGGGCGCGGGCAATCTGCGCACTGCTGAAGCCGATGCGTGGGAGATGTATGTGCCGTCGCTCGACATCCTGAAAGAATACGAGTTTGGTGATCTGCGTCGGAAATGGTCAGTGATGGAACACGGCTGGACTAATCCGAACTGGAAACCACAACGGGCCAATGCACCGAAGTACAATGCGTTCATGGCCAATGGATTCAAATACGATACCCTACAGCCTACCGAAGATGGTGGTAACCTGAACGCTACCCGCTCCAACATTGCCAAGTACTTCGCCGGTCCCGGTAAAAGTTTTGGTAGTGAGGCCGTTCTGGGTCAAAGTTCAGGAAACAACGTGGTGCTGCTGCGGTACGCCGATATTTTGCTGATCTACGCCGAAGCAACGCTGGCGGGCGGACAGTCGACCAGTGACGCCAAAGCGCTCGATGCGTTGAATAAAGTGCGGACCCGCGCTGGCCTGACAGCTAAAACGGCGTTTACACTTGACGATATTCTGCACGAACGCCGGGTTGAGTTTGCATTCGAAGGGGATTACTGGTACGACATTCAGCGTCAGGGTTTTGCGAAGGCAAAAACGATGATCGAGAAACAGAACCGGGGCACCGTGACCGGGGCTAATTACATCACCAACTTCACCGAAGACAAGATGTATCTGCCCATTCCGTCCGGTGAGATCGTGCAGGACCCAGAATTGGGTAAAGAGCCTGTTCCCTATTACAAATAG
- a CDS encoding IPT/TIG domain-containing protein, translating to MKVNRFTRIASLSVLTVLTGFVISACEKDTDGSPQIAPGNPVATALSPDSASGGTLITLTGSGLGDMRTIMFDKQNVPAGFQSTLNTDNAIMFRVPNEVVGGAQNIVFTNSAGRTLTVPFRALAYPTVADATNYNFSAGTEITLTGNNLSDVSAVMLSDSVKGISDPVTIVSKSQKQLVVKMPASTLSRATLTITNSTGRMRTKQEFVNIDKAYTIFTDAYGAGFQDGSWGDAAVVSTKEFKTGKASIGKNFQKGNWHLIAFANWSSAIPYSADYTYVTGWIKGGSADYSLYLTTDAGKGGFGDFNDKNKIDVKAGTWTYFKFKISDIDFWIPGKNLTQVGFRIQGPNNQDETFYFDDIMLVK from the coding sequence ATGAAAGTCAATAGATTCACGCGAATAGCGAGCTTATCGGTACTGACGGTACTGACCGGTTTTGTGATAAGCGCCTGCGAAAAAGATACGGATGGAAGCCCGCAGATTGCGCCGGGTAATCCGGTGGCCACTGCACTCTCTCCCGACTCGGCATCGGGCGGAACCCTGATTACGCTCACCGGTTCGGGGCTGGGCGATATGCGTACGATCATGTTCGATAAACAGAACGTACCGGCTGGGTTTCAGTCGACACTGAACACCGATAATGCGATCATGTTCCGGGTTCCTAACGAAGTGGTGGGCGGTGCGCAGAACATTGTGTTCACCAACAGTGCCGGACGAACGCTGACCGTTCCGTTCCGAGCACTGGCCTACCCAACCGTTGCCGATGCGACGAACTACAATTTCTCGGCGGGAACCGAGATTACGCTCACCGGCAATAACCTGAGCGATGTCAGCGCGGTGATGCTGTCCGATTCGGTCAAGGGTATTTCGGACCCGGTTACGATTGTGTCCAAGAGTCAAAAACAACTGGTTGTCAAAATGCCAGCTTCCACGCTGAGCCGTGCTACGCTGACCATAACGAACAGCACCGGGCGTATGCGTACTAAACAGGAGTTTGTGAACATCGACAAGGCGTATACAATCTTTACGGATGCCTACGGTGCTGGCTTCCAGGACGGTTCGTGGGGCGATGCGGCTGTCGTATCGACTAAGGAGTTCAAAACCGGGAAGGCTTCGATTGGCAAAAACTTCCAGAAGGGCAACTGGCACCTGATCGCCTTTGCCAACTGGTCATCAGCCATTCCGTATTCGGCCGATTACACGTACGTAACGGGCTGGATCAAGGGCGGTTCGGCTGATTATTCGCTCTACCTGACAACGGATGCAGGCAAAGGCGGTTTCGGCGATTTCAATGACAAGAATAAGATCGACGTAAAGGCGGGGACCTGGACCTACTTCAAATTCAAGATCTCCGACATCGATTTCTGGATACCCGGCAAAAACCTGACGCAGGTTGGCTTCCGAATCCAGGGACCGAACAACCAGGATGAAACGTTCTATTTCGACGACATCATGTTGGTTAAATAA